From the genome of Danio rerio strain Tuebingen ecotype United States chromosome 2, GRCz12tu, whole genome shotgun sequence, one region includes:
- the shhb gene encoding tiggy-winkle hedgehog protein precursor (The RefSeq protein has 1 substitution compared to this genomic sequence), with product MDVRLHLKQFALLCFISLLLTPCGLACGPGRGYGKRRHPKKLTPLAYKQFIPNVAEKTLGASGKYEGKITRNSERFKELIPNYNPDIIFKDEENTNADRLMTKRCKDKLNSLAISVMNHWPGVKLRVTEGWDEDGRHLEESLHYEGRAVDITTSDRDKSKYGMLSRLAVEAGFDWVYYESKAHIHCSVKAENSVAAKSGGCFPGSGTVTLGDGTRKPIKDLKVGDRVLAADEKGNVLISDFIMFIDHDPTTRRQFIVIETSEPFTKLTLTAAHLVFVGNSSAASGITATFASNVKPGDTVLVWEDTCESLKSVTVKRIYTEEHEGSFAPVTAHGTIIVDQVLASCYAVIENHKWAHWAFAPVRLCHKLMTWLFPARESNVNFQEDGIHWYSNMLFHIGSWLLDRDSFHPLGILHLS from the exons ATGGACGTAAGGCTGCATCTGAAGCAATTTGCTTTACTGTGTTTTATCAGCTTGCTTCTGACGCCTTGTGGATTAGCCTGTGGTCCTGGTAGAGGTTATGGAAAACGAAGACACCCAAAGAAATTAACCCCGTTGGCTTACAAGCAATTCATCCCCAACGTTGCCGAGAAAACGCTTGGAGCCAGCGGCAAATACGAAGGCAAAATCACAAGGAATTCAGAGAGATTTAAAGAGCTGATTCCGAATTATAATCCCGATATCATCTTTAAGGACGAGGAAAACACAAACGCTGACAGGCTGATGACCAAG CGCTGTAAGGACAAGTTAAATTCGTTGGCCATATCCGTCATGAACCACTGGCCCGGCGTGAAACTGCGCGTCACTGAAGGCTGGGATGAGGATGGTCACCATTTAGAAGAATCTTTGCACTATGAGGGACGGGCAGTGGACATCACTACCTCAGACAGGGATAAAAGCAAGTATGGGATGCTATCCAGGCTTGCAGTGGAGGCAGGATTCGACTGGGTCTATTATGAATCTAAAGCCCACATACACTGCTCTGTCAAAGCAG AAAATTCAGTGGCTGCTAAATCAGGAGGATGTTTTCCTGGGTCTGGGACGGTGACACTTGGTGATGGGACGAGGAAACCCATCAAAGATCTTAAAGTGGGCGACCGGGTTTTGGCTGCAGACGAGAAGGGAAATGTCTTAATAAGCGACTTTATTATGTTTATAGACCACGATCCGACAACGAGAAGGCAATTCATCGTCATCGAGACGTCAGAACCTTTCACCAAGCTCACCCTCACTGCCGCGCACCTAGTTTTCGTTGGAAACTCTTCAGCAGCTTCGGGTATAACAGCAACATTTGCCAGCAACGTGAAGCCTGGAGATACAGTTTTAGTGTGGGAAGACACATGCGAGAGCCTCAAGAGCGTTACAGTGAAAAGGATTTACACTGAGGAGCACGAGGGCTCTTTTGCGCCAGTCACCGCGCACGGAACCATAATAGTGGATCAGGTGTTGGCATCGTGCTACGCGGTCATTGAGAACCACAAATGGGCACATTGGGCTTTTGCGCCGGTCAGGTTGTGTCACAAGCTGATGACGTGGCTTTTTCCGGCTCGTGAATCAAACGTCAATTTTCAGGAGGATGGTATCCACTGGTACTCAAATATGCTGTTTCACATCGGCTCTTGGCTGCTGGACAGAGACTCTTTCCATCCACTCGGGATTTTACACTTAAGTTGA